A window of Oncorhynchus nerka isolate Pitt River linkage group LG4, Oner_Uvic_2.0, whole genome shotgun sequence contains these coding sequences:
- the LOC115124527 gene encoding annexin A4-like, with protein MAAIGNRGTVTEAAGFKVEEDVNRLRGAMKGAGTDEAAVIEVLARRSIAQRQRIKEAYKQTVGKDLTDDLQGELTGNFENVVLGLLMTAPVYDAYELRNAMKGAGTEEAALIDILASRTNAEIRAITAVYFKDYEKNLEEDIDGDTSGMFQRVLVSLLTAGRDESNTVDEAQAVKDAKDIYEAGEARWGTDEVKFLTVLCVRNRNHLLQVFKEYQKISGRDIEDSIKREMSGSLENVFLAIVKCLKNKPAFFAERLYKSMKGLGTTDSILIRIMVARAEIDMLDIKTEFLKAYGKTLHSFIKGDTSGDYRKILLELCGE; from the exons ATGGCAGCG ATTGGCAACCGTGGAACTGTGACTGAAGCCGCTGGCTTCAAGGTAGAGGAGGAtgtaaacagactgagaggagcCATGAAGGGGGCTG GCACGGACGAGGCAGCTGTCATTGAGGTCCTGGCACGTCGTAGCATTGCTCAGAGGCAACGCATCAAGGAGGCTTACAAGCAGACCGTGGGGAAG gACCTGACCGATGATCTGCAGGGAGAGCTGACGGGGAACTTTGAGAACGTGGTGCTGGGCCTCCTGATGACCGCTCCTGTGTATGATGCCTACGAGCTGAGGAACGCTATGAAG GGTGCtggaacagaggaggctgctcTCATTGATATCCTTGCCTCAAGGACGAACGCTGAAATTAGAGCCATCACAGCGGTGTACTTCAAAG ATTATGAAAAGAACCTGGAGGAAGATATCGATGGTGATACTTCCGGAATGTTCCAGAGGGTTCTGGTGTCTTTGCTCACG GCGGGGCGAGATGAGAGCAACACTGTGGATGAGGCCCAGGCTGTGAAGGATGCTAAG GATATCTACGAGGCTGGGGAGGCTCGTTGGGGAACAGATGAGGTCAAGTTCCTCACTGTGCTCTGTGTGAGGAACAGAAATCACCTACTCCAAG TGTTTAAGGAGTATCAGAAGATCTCTGGGAGGGACATCGAGGACAGCATTAAGAGGGAGATGTCTGGCTCTCTGGAGAATGTCTTTCTGGCAATAG TGAAATGCCTTAAAAACAAGCCAGCATTCTTTGCAGAGCGGTTATATAAATCCATGAAG GGTCTGGGAACTACAGACAGCATACTGATTAGAATCATGGTGGCCCGGGCCGAGATTGACATGTTGGACATCAAGACCGAGTTCTTGAAAGCGTACGGCAAGACTCTCCATTCCTTCATCAAG GGAGACACATCTGGAGATTACCGCAAAATCCTGCTGGAGCTATGTGGAGAGTAG